The following are encoded together in the Xanthobacter autotrophicus Py2 genome:
- a CDS encoding conserved hypothetical protein (KEGG: rpc:RPC_4248 hypothetical protein), with amino-acid sequence MSTPSPATQHPATPAVTLAVSALDLGALLCSRVCHDVISPVGAIVNGLEVLEDEDAADMRDVALDLIAKSARQASARLQFTRLAFGAAGSAGARLDLGDAEQVVRPVIEDGRTRVEWSLPRELLPKNRVKLLLNLVLLAGTTIPRGGVIRISAVGEGDATGFVLASTGEKARIPEGLQALVDGVAPEGGLDAHSVQPFYAGMLARDCAIAIRFAQDGDTVTISTPG; translated from the coding sequence ATGTCCACCCCAAGCCCCGCCACCCAACATCCCGCCACTCCCGCCGTGACGCTGGCCGTCTCCGCGCTCGATCTCGGGGCGCTCCTGTGCTCGCGGGTGTGCCATGACGTGATCAGCCCGGTGGGCGCCATCGTCAACGGCCTCGAGGTGCTGGAGGACGAGGACGCCGCCGACATGCGCGATGTTGCCCTCGATCTCATCGCCAAGAGCGCGCGGCAGGCTTCGGCCCGGCTCCAGTTCACCCGCCTCGCCTTCGGTGCCGCCGGCTCCGCCGGGGCGCGGCTTGACCTCGGCGATGCCGAGCAGGTGGTGCGCCCGGTGATCGAGGACGGCCGCACGCGGGTGGAATGGTCCCTGCCACGGGAGCTTCTGCCCAAGAACCGGGTCAAGCTGCTGCTCAACCTGGTGCTGCTCGCCGGCACCACCATTCCGCGCGGCGGGGTCATCCGCATCTCGGCGGTGGGGGAGGGGGATGCCACCGGCTTCGTGCTGGCTTCCACCGGCGAGAAGGCGCGCATTCCGGAAGGGCTTCAGGCGCTAGTCGACGGCGTGGCGCCCGAGGGTGGGCTTGATGCCCATTCGGTGCAGCCCTTCTATGCCGGCATGCTGGCCCGCGACTGCGCCATCGCCATCCGCTTCGCCCAGGACGGCGACACGGTAACCATCTCCACGCCGGGCTGA
- a CDS encoding two component transcriptional regulator, winged helix family (PFAM: response regulator receiver; transcriptional regulator domain protein~KEGG: bbt:BBta_6533 two-component cell cycle transcriptional regulator CtrA) — protein MRVLLIEDDSATARGIELMLKTESFNVYTTNLGEEGVDLGKVYEYDIILLDLNLPDMSGFEVLRALRVAKVKTPILILSGLANTEDKVKGFGFGADDYLTKPFHKDEMVARIHAIVRRSKGHAQSVIQTGDLVVNLDTKTVEVENNRVHLTGKEYQMLELLSLRKGTTLTKEMFLNHLYGGMDEPELKIIDVFICKLRKKLANASAGKNYIETVWGRGYVLREPMLGAERIAV, from the coding sequence GCATCGAACTGATGCTGAAGACCGAGAGCTTCAACGTCTATACGACCAACCTCGGTGAGGAAGGCGTAGATCTCGGTAAGGTCTACGAATACGACATCATCCTTCTCGACTTGAACCTGCCCGACATGTCAGGGTTCGAAGTCCTGCGCGCCCTGCGCGTGGCGAAGGTGAAGACACCGATCCTCATCCTCTCCGGCCTCGCCAATACGGAAGACAAGGTGAAGGGCTTCGGCTTCGGCGCCGACGACTACCTCACCAAGCCGTTCCACAAGGACGAGATGGTGGCGCGCATCCACGCCATCGTGCGCCGCTCCAAGGGCCACGCCCAGTCGGTGATCCAGACCGGCGACCTGGTGGTGAACCTCGACACCAAGACCGTCGAGGTGGAGAACAACCGGGTCCACCTCACCGGCAAGGAATACCAGATGCTGGAGCTGCTCTCGCTCCGCAAGGGCACGACCCTCACCAAGGAGATGTTCCTCAACCATCTCTACGGCGGGATGGACGAGCCGGAACTGAAAATCATCGACGTGTTCATCTGCAAGCTGCGCAAGAAGCTCGCCAATGCGTCCGCCGGCAAGAACTATATCGAGACCGTGTGGGGCCGCGGCTATGTGCTGCGCGAGCCCATGCTGGGCGCCGAGCGCATCGCGGTCTGA